Proteins co-encoded in one Actinomadura luteofluorescens genomic window:
- a CDS encoding glycosyltransferase family 4 protein, whose amino-acid sequence MADEPVKKTVYLAGLAWRQLRDDPGRASRLAVRLAARTPLGARLRRSRLVVPKPRDVGRETRDLRLLLAEPAPARTRRAVQGTTVLQFVTNALPRTNAGYTVRTHRIALAQREMGFAPHIVTRLGYPLSQGIADARAVVDVDGVPYHRLLPWFPQTDPRETVAKSADLAGRLVEELRPSVLHAVSNHLNAAVALELGRRHGVPVVYEVRGFLEDSWLSRDPAHSEDDEFYRLTRELETRRMAEADAVVTLGEAMRAEIASRGVPEEKIFTVPNGVDEAFLAPLPDGSGMRERLGIDRGATVVGLTSSFYGYEGIDTLIDAAALLRDRGAPVTLLLVGDGPERGALERRAAERGVHAVFTGRVPMESVRQYHAVLDVFAVPRRADRVCQLVTPLKPIEAMAGGIPVIASDVKALREIVEPGVTGALTVPEDPEAWANCLEDLAYSPERRQKIGRSAREWVAAERTWGAVTAGYRAAYLFPKPQST is encoded by the coding sequence GTGGCCGACGAACCCGTGAAGAAAACCGTCTACCTGGCAGGACTCGCCTGGCGCCAGCTCCGCGACGACCCCGGACGGGCGTCGCGGCTCGCCGTGCGGCTGGCCGCCCGGACCCCGCTCGGCGCCCGGCTGCGGCGCTCCCGCCTCGTCGTCCCGAAGCCCCGGGACGTGGGACGCGAGACGCGGGACCTGCGGCTCCTGCTCGCCGAGCCCGCGCCGGCGCGCACGCGCCGGGCCGTCCAGGGCACGACCGTCCTGCAGTTCGTGACGAACGCCCTGCCGCGCACGAACGCGGGCTACACCGTCCGGACGCACCGGATCGCCCTCGCCCAGCGCGAGATGGGGTTCGCCCCCCACATCGTGACCCGGCTCGGATACCCGCTCAGCCAGGGCATCGCCGACGCGCGGGCGGTCGTGGACGTGGACGGCGTCCCCTACCACCGGCTGCTGCCCTGGTTCCCGCAGACCGACCCGCGCGAGACCGTGGCGAAGAGCGCCGATCTCGCCGGACGGCTGGTCGAGGAGCTGCGGCCGTCCGTCCTGCACGCCGTCAGCAACCACCTCAACGCGGCGGTCGCGCTGGAGCTCGGGCGCCGCCACGGCGTGCCGGTGGTCTACGAGGTGCGCGGCTTCCTGGAGGACTCCTGGCTGTCGCGCGACCCCGCGCACAGCGAGGACGACGAGTTCTACCGGCTGACCCGCGAGCTGGAGACCCGCCGGATGGCCGAGGCCGACGCCGTCGTCACGCTCGGCGAGGCGATGCGCGCGGAGATCGCCTCCCGCGGTGTCCCCGAGGAGAAGATCTTCACGGTGCCGAACGGGGTGGACGAGGCGTTCCTGGCGCCGCTCCCGGACGGCTCCGGCATGCGCGAGCGCCTCGGGATCGACCGCGGCGCCACCGTCGTGGGCCTCACGTCCTCGTTCTACGGCTACGAGGGGATCGACACGCTCATCGACGCGGCCGCCCTGCTGCGCGACCGCGGCGCGCCGGTGACGCTGCTGCTGGTCGGGGACGGCCCCGAGCGCGGCGCGCTCGAACGGCGCGCGGCCGAACGCGGCGTCCACGCCGTGTTCACCGGCCGGGTGCCGATGGAGTCCGTTCGCCAGTACCACGCCGTCCTCGATGTCTTCGCGGTTCCGCGCCGGGCGGACCGGGTGTGCCAGTTGGTGACGCCTCTGAAACCGATCGAGGCCATGGCGGGGGGAATCCCCGTTATAGCCAGTGATGTCAAGGCTCTTCGCGAAATCGTGGAACCGGGCGTGACGGGGGCGTTAACAGTTCCGGAAGACCCGGAAGCGTGGGCGAATTGTCTGGAAGATCTGGCTTACAGTCCCGAAAGGAGACAAAAAATCGGGCGGTCGGCCCGTGAATGGGTCGCGGCGGAACGAACCTGGGGCGCCGTGACGGCCGGATACCGGGCCGCCTACCTCTTCCCGAAACCCCAGAGCACATAG